The following coding sequences are from one Paenibacillus sp. JDR-2 window:
- a CDS encoding extracellular solute-binding protein, protein MMLKSKKMLITLSLLAVSMSLAACGGNNNGNGTTANNANASASTNTNANAPASESPSADAAATAEANGPTEAKPTELTIWPDTAEDKLAVIQAAADKYTAATGIKINIKPVAMNDQPDVLALDGPAGKGPDLFYQPGIGSLVVKGLVQEVKASDEVKGTYTPEALAALSQDGVLYGLPLVTETYALFYNKKLVPNAPATIADLEQIMKDQTDAKKQNYGFLFEAANFYFAWGFLGGEGGYIFKDNAGKYDINDIGLNKEGTVKGASLIQSWFNNGYLPKGVNGDIVGGLFTQGKVGAVINGPWAINDYKKALGDDLAVAPIPTLEGGAHPTSFIGVKGWMLSKFSKSPEWAADFAAFLTNEENALEYFKKTGEVPPVINVLNNPVLTGDPLVSGFSQQIQYGQPFPTVPELDHVWDPMANALKFITEGKDVQASLDDAVKLINDKMKMAGAK, encoded by the coding sequence ATGATGTTAAAGAGCAAAAAGATGCTTATCACGCTTAGCTTGCTGGCTGTATCGATGTCGCTCGCCGCATGCGGCGGCAACAATAACGGCAACGGCACAACGGCCAACAATGCCAATGCCTCCGCAAGCACGAATACGAACGCTAACGCGCCGGCTTCGGAATCGCCAAGCGCGGACGCTGCGGCAACCGCGGAAGCGAACGGGCCAACGGAAGCGAAGCCAACGGAGTTGACCATCTGGCCGGATACGGCGGAAGACAAACTCGCGGTTATCCAAGCGGCAGCGGATAAATACACCGCCGCAACAGGCATCAAGATCAATATCAAGCCGGTAGCGATGAACGATCAGCCGGATGTGCTCGCGCTTGACGGTCCCGCAGGCAAAGGTCCGGACCTGTTCTACCAGCCGGGAATCGGCAGCCTTGTCGTGAAAGGTCTCGTGCAAGAGGTAAAAGCCTCGGACGAAGTAAAAGGCACCTACACGCCGGAAGCACTTGCGGCTCTTAGCCAAGACGGTGTCCTGTATGGCCTCCCGCTAGTAACGGAAACTTACGCTCTCTTCTATAATAAGAAGCTTGTCCCTAATGCGCCGGCAACGATTGCGGACCTCGAACAAATCATGAAAGACCAGACCGACGCGAAGAAACAGAACTACGGCTTCCTCTTTGAAGCCGCGAACTTCTACTTCGCTTGGGGCTTCCTCGGCGGCGAAGGCGGCTATATTTTCAAAGACAATGCTGGCAAATACGACATCAACGATATCGGCCTGAACAAGGAAGGCACGGTAAAAGGCGCTTCCCTTATCCAAAGCTGGTTCAACAACGGTTACCTGCCTAAAGGCGTTAACGGCGACATCGTTGGCGGCTTGTTCACGCAAGGCAAAGTTGGCGCGGTTATCAACGGACCGTGGGCAATCAATGATTACAAAAAAGCGCTCGGCGACGATCTTGCCGTTGCTCCAATTCCTACCCTTGAGGGCGGCGCGCATCCAACCTCGTTCATCGGCGTAAAAGGCTGGATGCTATCCAAGTTTTCCAAATCCCCAGAGTGGGCAGCGGATTTCGCAGCCTTCCTGACGAACGAAGAGAACGCGCTTGAATACTTCAAGAAAACAGGCGAAGTTCCGCCGGTTATCAATGTACTGAATAATCCTGTTCTGACGGGTGATCCGCTTGTATCCGGCTTCTCGCAGCAAATCCAATACGGCCAGCCGTTCCCGACGGTTCCCGAGCTTGACCATGTATGGGATCCAATGGCGAATGCCCTGAAATTCATCACGGAAGGCAAAGACGTGCAAGCTTCCCTGGACGATGCCGTCAAACTCATTAACGACAAGATGAAAATGGCCGGCGCGAAGTAA
- a CDS encoding carbohydrate ABC transporter permease, with protein sequence MNINALEPAPQARQSHHNPALATVLSIVPGIGQLYNRRWIKGIVFLVIGLSLIIALSVPIANSIAGMITLGDNPETDDSRNLLVQGLLSSIIGVILLGLYVLNLLDARKDAKKRREGMRTPSVRQAFQDSWEHGFPYFVVVPNFIMMALIVIFPLLFMISLAFTNYNLYNSPPAHLLDWVGFANFKALFTEAVWSKSLFTVLSWTVVWTLVATTLQITLAFFLAVMINDSRVRFKRLIRTVMILPWAVPSFMTVLVFTAMFNDTFGAINRDIFSHFGVSIPWLSDPTWARVAIIGIQVWLGFPYVFTLITGVLQGISKDWYEAADVDGGSRWKKFRFITMPHVLFATAPLLIMQYSYNFNNFNIIYLFNKGGPPVPGQNSGATDILISWVYSLTFKENNYKMAAAVSIIMGIVVAAFALYQFSRTRSFREEDMY encoded by the coding sequence ATGAACATCAACGCCCTGGAGCCGGCGCCGCAAGCCAGACAAAGCCATCATAATCCCGCTCTCGCGACCGTCCTGTCCATCGTTCCTGGAATAGGCCAGCTTTACAACCGACGCTGGATTAAAGGAATTGTATTTCTTGTAATTGGCTTAAGCTTGATCATTGCGTTATCCGTGCCTATCGCAAACAGTATCGCAGGAATGATTACGCTCGGGGACAACCCGGAGACCGACGATTCCCGTAATTTGCTCGTCCAAGGCTTGTTATCCTCGATCATAGGCGTTATTCTGCTGGGCCTGTACGTGCTGAATTTACTGGATGCCCGGAAGGACGCGAAAAAACGCCGGGAGGGTATGCGCACGCCGTCCGTCCGGCAGGCCTTCCAGGACAGCTGGGAGCATGGCTTCCCGTATTTCGTCGTCGTGCCGAACTTCATCATGATGGCGCTGATCGTTATTTTCCCGCTGCTGTTTATGATCTCACTCGCTTTTACCAACTACAACTTGTACAATTCTCCGCCTGCCCATCTGCTGGATTGGGTTGGTTTCGCGAACTTCAAAGCCCTGTTCACGGAAGCCGTGTGGAGCAAAAGCTTGTTTACCGTTCTTTCCTGGACGGTGGTATGGACGCTTGTCGCGACAACGCTGCAAATCACGCTGGCCTTTTTCCTTGCGGTTATGATCAATGACAGCCGCGTCAGGTTCAAGCGCCTGATCCGTACGGTTATGATTCTCCCTTGGGCGGTTCCGTCGTTTATGACCGTGCTTGTGTTTACGGCGATGTTTAACGATACGTTCGGCGCGATTAACCGGGATATTTTCTCCCACTTTGGCGTGTCGATTCCGTGGCTCTCCGATCCGACTTGGGCGCGCGTAGCGATTATCGGCATTCAAGTGTGGCTTGGTTTCCCGTATGTGTTCACGCTGATTACCGGGGTGCTTCAAGGGATCTCGAAGGACTGGTATGAAGCAGCCGATGTGGACGGAGGAAGCCGCTGGAAAAAGTTCCGCTTCATCACGATGCCGCATGTGCTGTTCGCAACGGCTCCGCTGCTCATTATGCAATACTCGTACAACTTCAATAACTTCAATATTATCTACCTGTTCAACAAGGGTGGTCCTCCCGTGCCGGGCCAGAACTCAGGTGCAACCGACATCCTGATCTCGTGGGTGTACAGCCTCACGTTTAAGGAAAACAACTACAAAATGGCTGCCGCCGTATCCATCATCATGGGTATTGTCGTAGCGGCGTTTGCTCTCTATCAATTCAGCAGAACCCGTTCCTTCAGAGAGGAGGATATGTACTAA
- a CDS encoding sugar ABC transporter permease: MKRSLKSALEVSGIYLVVLIMFALILYPLLWAFSMSLNPGTSLFSLKMIPDNWSLEHYEWLFNNPSSNYTLWYKNTLIIAFANGLASVCIVSIVAYVFSRFRFVGRKNSIYTFLLLQMFPVLMGMVAIYLLLNTVNLLDTFLGLILIYVFGGLPMNLFLVKGYLDTIPRDLDESAKIDGAGYLTIFFRILVPLASPIIAVVALFTFMAPFFDFLTPQIIIRSPEKFTLALGLYNFINDKFANNFTMFAAGTILIAIPISIVFLLLQRFLISGLADGATKG; encoded by the coding sequence ATGAAACGTTCGCTCAAATCCGCTCTGGAAGTGTCCGGTATTTATCTGGTTGTCCTTATCATGTTCGCCCTTATTTTGTACCCGCTGCTCTGGGCGTTTAGCATGTCCCTCAACCCGGGCACCAGCTTGTTCTCGCTCAAGATGATCCCGGATAACTGGTCGCTGGAGCATTACGAATGGCTGTTCAACAATCCGAGCAGCAACTATACCCTATGGTACAAAAATACGTTGATCATCGCGTTTGCGAACGGTCTAGCCTCGGTCTGCATCGTATCCATCGTTGCGTACGTATTCTCGCGGTTCCGGTTTGTCGGACGGAAGAACAGCATTTATACGTTCCTGCTGCTGCAGATGTTCCCGGTCTTGATGGGAATGGTGGCGATCTATCTGCTGCTCAATACGGTTAACCTGTTGGATACGTTTTTGGGTCTAATCCTGATCTATGTATTTGGCGGCTTGCCGATGAACCTGTTCCTTGTAAAAGGGTACCTCGATACGATTCCGCGCGATCTCGACGAATCGGCCAAAATCGACGGAGCGGGCTACCTGACGATTTTCTTCCGCATTCTGGTGCCGCTTGCAAGCCCGATCATCGCGGTTGTTGCCCTGTTTACGTTTATGGCACCGTTTTTCGATTTCCTGACGCCTCAAATCATTATCCGCAGCCCGGAGAAGTTCACGCTGGCGCTAGGCTTGTACAACTTCATTAACGATAAGTTCGCGAATAACTTTACGATGTTTGCCGCAGGAACAATACTGATTGCGATTCCGATCTCGATTGTCTTCCTGCTGCTGCAAAGGTTCCTTATTTCCGGTCTTGCGGATGGGGCTACAAAAGGTTAA
- a CDS encoding formylglycine-generating enzyme family protein, which yields MARESDHNTVKSCCSTDRSSVVIAPKSLKLKAKVKPADSKPDADPDAAGMLFIPGGTFLMGTDDKEGFAADGEGPVHSVTVNSFYMDETAVTNEQFGRFIAATGYVTEAQRFGWSYVFHLFVSEAEAAKVKTVPQTAPWWYPVEGADWNHPEGPDSHIEGREDHPVIHVSWNDAMAYCEWAGRRLPTEAEWEYAGRGGLAQKRYPWGDELKQGGEHNCNIWQGKFPVKNHASDGYLGTAPAKSFRPNGYGLYNMAGNVWEWCSDWFSPSYYQSGENDNPLGPRTGEGRVMRGGSYLCHSSYCNRYRVAARSKNTPDSSTGNCGFRTVLSAPQ from the coding sequence ATGGCACGGGAATCAGATCATAACACGGTAAAATCATGCTGTTCAACCGATCGTTCATCGGTTGTTATTGCCCCAAAGAGCCTGAAGCTGAAAGCAAAGGTTAAACCGGCGGACTCCAAGCCGGATGCTGATCCGGACGCGGCGGGAATGCTGTTTATTCCGGGCGGAACCTTCCTGATGGGAACCGATGATAAGGAAGGCTTTGCGGCAGACGGGGAAGGGCCGGTTCATAGCGTTACCGTAAATAGCTTTTATATGGATGAAACGGCGGTAACGAATGAGCAGTTCGGACGTTTTATTGCGGCAACGGGTTATGTGACCGAAGCCCAGAGGTTCGGCTGGTCTTATGTGTTCCATCTGTTCGTCTCGGAGGCGGAAGCGGCGAAGGTGAAAACGGTGCCGCAGACGGCACCTTGGTGGTACCCGGTAGAAGGCGCGGACTGGAACCATCCGGAAGGACCCGACTCCCATATCGAAGGCCGCGAGGATCATCCGGTTATTCATGTCAGCTGGAATGATGCGATGGCGTATTGCGAGTGGGCGGGCAGACGCCTGCCGACGGAAGCGGAATGGGAATACGCGGGCCGCGGCGGACTTGCGCAGAAGCGTTACCCGTGGGGCGATGAGCTGAAGCAGGGCGGCGAGCATAACTGCAACATCTGGCAGGGCAAATTCCCGGTCAAAAATCATGCCAGCGACGGTTACCTTGGAACAGCCCCGGCCAAGAGCTTCCGGCCAAACGGCTATGGCCTCTATAATATGGCGGGCAATGTATGGGAATGGTGCTCGGACTGGTTCAGCCCGTCCTACTACCAGAGCGGCGAGAACGATAACCCGCTTGGCCCGCGTACCGGAGAAGGGCGCGTCATGCGGGGCGGCTCGTATCTCTGCCATAGCTCCTACTGCAACCGCTACCGGGTAGCGGCGCGCAGCAAGAATACGCCCGACAGCTCCACCGGCAATTGCGGGTTTCGTACGGTGCTGTCAGCACCGCAATAA